In one window of Camelina sativa cultivar DH55 chromosome 15, Cs, whole genome shotgun sequence DNA:
- the LOC104748787 gene encoding uncharacterized protein LOC104748787 produces the protein MSSAMDKALMAMSLEEDIESALVRANRKQARSKASTSSAGRKSTRSTSDVNDSSPISPPVTDSQEKNYDDWSYAMRISLDAKNKIKFIDGSLPRPLVTDPNFDLWSRCNSMVKAWLLNSVSPRIYRSILRMNDATDIWRDLYGRYHLTNLPRTDNITQEIQDLRQGSLSLSEYYTRLKTLWDQLDGSEEPDDPCVCGKAARLHLKAERAKTIKFLAGLNESYAIDDSQKVFTTVTPPTAFQVSQSPSVPALSPAPDILYVQNGPNKGRPICSFCNRVGHIAERCCRKHGFPPGFTPKGKFGEKTHKPQGVQPVAAQVSLSPMPEKQSIEGMIGNLSKDQLQNIIALFSSQLQSSTPVVTPAAASNSQSALDHPGISFSNTVYSFIGILAVSKHILSNGTWVIDSGASVQLTMCHMRKMFLSL, from the exons ATGTCGTCAGCTATGGATAAAGCTCTTATGGCGATGTCTCTAGAAGAAGATATTGAGAGTGCTCTtg TTCGTGCGAATCGGAAACAAGCTCGATCGAAGGCTTCTACAAGTTCTGCTGGTCGCAAATCAACACGATCCACCTCTGATGTCAATGATTCTTCTCCGATCTCACCACCAGTGACCGATTCTCAG GAAAAGAACTATGATGACTGGAGTTATGCGATGCGTATTTCACTAGATGCAAAGAATAAGATAAAATTTATCGATGGTTCTTTGCCTAGGCCTCTTGTTACAGATCCAAACTTTGATCTATGGTCTAGATGTAACAGTATGGTCAAAGCATGGTTGCTTAACTCTGTTTCTCCTCGGATTTATCGTAGCATACTGCGTATGAACGATGCTACAGATATATGGCGTGATCTCTATGGTCGTTATCATTTGACAAACCTTCCACGCACAGATAATATTACTCAGGAGATTCAGGATCTGCGTCAAGGTTCTTTGTCCTTGTCAGAGTATTATACTCGTTTGAAGACGCTGTGGGATCAACTTGATGGTTCAGAGGAGCCGGATGATCCCTGTGTCTGTGGTAAAGCTGCTCGTCTGCATTTGAAGGCAGAGAGAGCTAAGACAATTAAGTTCTTGGCTGGTTTAAATGAATCCTATGCTATC GATGATAGTCAGAAGGTTTTCACTACTGTCACTCCACCTACTGCTTTTCAAGTCTCTCAATCACCTTCGGTTCCTGCTCTCTCTCCTGCTCCTGATATATTATATGTTCAGAATGGTCCAAACAAGGGTAGACCAATTTGTTCTTTTTGCAACAGAGTGGGACATATTGCAGAACGTTGTTGTCGTAAACATGGCTTTCCACCGGGATTCACTCCAAAAGGGAAGTTTGGTGAGAAAACTCATAAACCTCAAGGTGTACAACCCGTTGCTGCTCAAGTTTCTTTGTCTCCTATGCCAGAGAAGCAGTCGATTGAAGGCATGATTGGTAATCTCTCTAAAGACCAACTCCAGAACATCATTGCCCTTTTCAGTTCACAGCTTCAATCCTCGACTCCAGTTGTTACTCCAGCTGCAGCAAGTAATTCCCAATCGGCTTTAGATCACCCTGGTATCTCTTTCTCTAACACAGTTTACTCTTTTATTGGCATATTGGCGGTTTCTAAACACATTTTGTCAAATGGCACATGGGTGATTGATTCTGGTGCAAGTGTGCAACTCACCATGTGTCACATGAGAAAGATGTTTTTGTCTCTTTAG